AAAAAATTTTTTTGCTCGGTCTGGTCCAGAACCTTGTCTATTTCCTCTTCTTCCTGGTAGCTTAGATCCATAATTTCCGAAGCGGCCGTTTGCAGGCGGCGCAGGGTGGCCTTGCGCTGGACGATATTGGCGTATTGGACAACATTGGAAGAAGTGGCGACAAAGGAAGAAAGCTGGGCCAGATAAGTTCGGCCGCCAATGTCAGAGAGCTGTTTTTTTTCTTCCAGGCGGTTGGTTAAAGTTAGAATATCAATCGGTTCGCGGTGGTTGTAAAGCTCTTTGATAACAATGAAAATAAGGCGGTGGGTGTCTTTATAAAAGTCATTTTCCGAAATAATGTCCGCCACCTTAATGATTGCGTCTTTGTCAATCAAAATACAGGACAAGAGCGATTGCTCGGCCTCAATATTCTGCGGCGGCATTCTTCCGATTTCTTCAGTTGTTTGATTTTTTTCCCCGTTACTCATGTATTCATCTTATCTTATCGGCTTTTTTCCCGCAAGGGTATTTTTTCCACCATTTTTCCACTTTATTTAAATAATAACCTGCCTGCCGCCTGCCTGTCCGGTAGGCAGGGCAGGCGGCAATAATATCACCGCCAGAGGCCACCGTAGCGACGGGGCAGGCGGGACAGGTAAAAATAAAATAAAAAGGCCAATTTAGCCTTTATTTTGAGCCACCCGTCCCGCCATGGCGGGACAACAAACGGTTTACATGCCCACCAAACGTCTGGAGCCGACGGTCGGGATTGAACCCCGCGCCAGAACAAAAGTTCTGTGCGGGGCAGGCCGACAATCTACGGTTTATCCCGCATTCCGCCTATCGGCGGAGGCGGGACGGGCGAATGCTTTGCCCCGCCTGCCTACGCCTGAGCCCACGGTCGGGATTGAACCGACAACCTACGGTTTACAAAACCGTTGCTCTACCATTGAGCTACATGGGCTTAGGCGATGGCGGGCAGGTCTACCATTAAGCTACGTCGGTGCTAGGCGACTGGGGGTGCCAGCTGGCGAGGGTGGCTTGATTATAGTGCGCCGTACAGGATTCGAACCTGTGACCTTCTGCTTAAAAGTCCGCCAGCCGGCGGATCTACCGACTGGTTTTATCGCGATTTATAATTGAACGAATAAATTGACGGCCGCGATAACTTTTTAATTCTTTTTCTCTTTTTATTGCTTCCGCGCGGGTATTAAATTCCTCTTTGTATACTAAGCTCCAATTCCCATTATTTTTGCTTGTGTATGATTTTGCCTTATTTTTTANNNNNNNNNNNNNNNNNNNNNNNNNNNNNNNNNNNNNNNNNNNNNNNNNNNNNNNNNNNNNNNNNNNNNNNNNNNNNNNNNNNNNNNNNNNNNNNNNNNNATTCTATCTTCCAGGCCAGAAGTATGACCGATATA
The Patescibacteria group bacterium genome window above contains:
- a CDS encoding DnaB-like helicase N-terminal domain-containing protein — encoded protein: MSNGEKNQTTEEIGRMPPQNIEAEQSLLSCILIDKDAIIKVADIISENDFYKDTHRLIFIVIKELYNHREPIDILTLTNRLEEKKQLSDIGGRTYLAQLSSFVATSSNVVQYANIVQRKATLRRLQTAASEIMDLSYQEEEEIDKVLDQTEQKNFFRFAEIFKKYFRAD